The DNA segment TAATTGAGGGTAAATTAATTTCCACCTTCCGGGGTTCAGATATTAGTAAATTTTTACCCAAATGGGGAGAACAGGTTTATCAAGAACTATTCCAGGAAACAGACTTTTTCTTAGCTAACTGCGAATTTTTTAAAGATAAAGCCGTGGCGTTGGGATGTGATGCTGATAAAATTCATGTCCACGGTTCAGGAATTGATAGTAACAGTTTCTTTTTTCAAGAACGCTCTTATCCTCATGATGGTATTATCCGCATTGCTACTACTGGGCGTTTGGTAGAGAAAAAAGGGATTGAGTATGTAATTAAAGCTGTTGCTCAAGTCATAAAAAATTATCCCGATATTGAGTATAACATTATTGGTGATGGAGAACTGAAAACACATTTTGAAAAACTAATTTTTGAATTAAATCTTAGTCAAAATGTGAAATTATTAGGCTGGAAACAACAAAAAGAGATTGTTGATATTTTGGATAAATGTCATATTTTTGTGGCTCCTAGTGTAACTGGTAAAGATGGTAATCAAGATGCACCAGTCAACACCTTAAAAGAAGCGATGGCGATGGGTTTACCTGTGATTAGTACCAGACACGGGGGGATTCCTGAATTAGTCACAGACGGGGTTTCTGGGTTTTTAGTCCCTGAACGAGATGCAGAGGCGATCGCTCATAAGTTAACCTAT comes from the Nostoc sp. PCC 7120 = FACHB-418 genome and includes:
- a CDS encoding glycosyltransferase; the protein is MKVAFFVAHFPVLSEPFILNQIVGTIERGHEVDIYSLDGIPQDTSKLHPLVEQYHLMERTIYAPTRPDNELWRWIKGLSLLLINFHKNPSVCLQLLNTSCYVSQAKSLKMLYRALPFLKTKSYDIIHCQFSTLGVFGVWFRQLGLIEGKLISTFRGSDISKFLPKWGEQVYQELFQETDFFLANCEFFKDKAVALGCDADKIHVHGSGIDSNSFFFQERSYPHDGIIRIATTGRLVEKKGIEYVIKAVAQVIKNYPDIEYNIIGDGELKTHFEKLIFELNLSQNVKLLGWKQQKEIVDILDKCHIFVAPSVTGKDGNQDAPVNTLKEAMAMGLPVISTRHGGIPELVTDGVSGFLVPERDAEAIAHKLTYLIEHPELWKKMGKAGRGRVEEKYDMNKLNDELVEIYQQMLNSASPQQDFQHLPKELTAI